The Pseudofrankia inefficax genome window below encodes:
- a CDS encoding TylF/MycF/NovP-related O-methyltransferase, with protein MASKKQVATYANQAKSTLRSAVRQAGFDVVRRRAGFDLPGMDALAVSTIRETSPYTMTDPSKVFALIQAVRYLVNNRISGDIVECGVWAGGSAMAAARTLLQLGDTSRHLYLFDTFEGMPAPTGADIAPDGQTAENLLAHADPTDPASAWSIVPLEQVRTNVAQIGYPEDKIHFVKGLVERTVPAQAPERIALLRLDTDWYESTRHEMEHLYPRITPGGVLIVDDYGWWKGSQQAVDAYLATHRIPILLNRMGPECGAIGVVPAAGAAPARPVSPSAAGAKTF; from the coding sequence ATGGCTTCCAAGAAGCAGGTCGCGACGTACGCGAACCAGGCCAAGTCGACCCTGCGCAGCGCGGTCCGGCAGGCGGGCTTCGACGTCGTCCGGCGCCGCGCCGGGTTCGACCTGCCGGGCATGGACGCGCTGGCCGTCTCGACCATCCGGGAGACGTCGCCGTACACCATGACCGACCCGTCGAAGGTCTTCGCGCTCATCCAGGCCGTCCGCTACCTGGTGAACAACCGGATTTCCGGCGACATCGTCGAATGCGGCGTCTGGGCCGGCGGTTCGGCGATGGCGGCCGCGCGCACGCTGCTCCAGCTCGGCGACACCTCACGCCATCTCTACCTGTTCGACACCTTCGAGGGGATGCCGGCGCCGACCGGGGCCGATATCGCCCCGGATGGGCAGACCGCCGAGAACCTGCTGGCTCACGCCGACCCGACCGACCCCGCGTCCGCCTGGTCGATCGTGCCGCTGGAACAGGTCCGGACCAACGTCGCCCAGATCGGCTACCCCGAGGACAAGATCCACTTCGTCAAGGGCCTGGTCGAGCGGACGGTGCCCGCGCAGGCACCGGAGCGGATCGCGCTGCTGCGGCTGGACACCGACTGGTACGAGTCGACCCGGCACGAGATGGAGCACCTGTACCCGCGGATCACGCCCGGTGGGGTGCTGATCGTGGACGACTACGGCTGGTGGAAGGGCTCCCAGCAGGCCGTCGACGCCTACCTCGCGACCCACCGCATCCCGATTCTGCTCAACCGGATGGGGCCCGAGTGCGGCGCGATCGGCGTCGTCCCGGCGGCCGGCGCGGCCCCTGCGCGGCCGGTGTCCCCGTCAGCGGCTGGCGCCAAGACCTTCTGA
- the efeU gene encoding iron uptake transporter permease EfeU, with amino-acid sequence MIGLREGLEASLIVGIVAAFLRQRGRRDALRQVWFGVGLALVLCLAVGIALQAVDRELPQRQQEGLETVIGLIAVAMVTYMILWMRRNSRDLKRSLENATASALETGSTGALVAMAFLAVLREGFETAVFLIAAFNASTSPASAGIGALLGVLVAVVIGIGIYRGGVRINLSRFFRVTGLVLVLVAAGLLATAAHTGHEAGWLNAGQKQMFDMSWLVRPGTPLASVLTGVLGLQPRPVVAEFVAWIVYLVPLVLFIAWPTRRRGSPAAAATTAPVAAETATPQGSAPDTTVPATVGSAPAGTAAQTSTGELQPEPAPRK; translated from the coding sequence GTGATCGGGCTGCGGGAGGGGCTGGAAGCATCCCTGATCGTCGGCATCGTCGCCGCCTTCCTCCGGCAGCGCGGCCGGCGCGACGCGTTGCGCCAGGTCTGGTTCGGTGTCGGCCTGGCTCTGGTGCTCTGCCTGGCCGTCGGCATCGCCCTGCAGGCGGTCGACCGGGAGCTGCCGCAGCGCCAGCAAGAGGGGCTGGAGACCGTCATCGGGCTCATAGCGGTGGCGATGGTCACCTACATGATCCTGTGGATGCGACGCAACTCCCGCGACCTCAAGCGCTCGCTGGAGAACGCGACCGCGTCGGCGCTCGAGACGGGGTCCACCGGCGCCCTGGTCGCGATGGCCTTTCTCGCCGTGCTGCGGGAGGGCTTCGAGACGGCCGTATTCCTGATCGCGGCCTTCAACGCGAGCACTTCGCCCGCCAGCGCGGGCATAGGAGCGCTCCTCGGTGTGCTCGTCGCGGTTGTCATTGGTATTGGTATCTACCGCGGCGGCGTGCGCATCAACCTCTCCCGTTTCTTCCGGGTTACCGGGCTCGTTCTCGTCCTGGTCGCCGCCGGACTGCTTGCGACGGCCGCGCACACCGGCCACGAGGCTGGCTGGCTGAATGCCGGCCAGAAGCAGATGTTCGACATGTCGTGGCTTGTGCGGCCGGGTACGCCGTTGGCCAGCGTGTTGACCGGCGTGCTGGGGCTGCAGCCGCGCCCGGTCGTCGCCGAGTTCGTGGCCTGGATCGTCTATCTCGTCCCGCTGGTGCTGTTCATCGCCTGGCCGACCAGGCGGCGCGGGTCTCCCGCCGCGGCGGCCACGACGGCACCCGTGGCGGCGGAAACCGCGACACCGCAGGGCTCCGCCCCCGACACCACCGTGCCGGCGACTGTCGGGTCGGCGCCCGCCGGGACGGCGGCACAGACGTCGACGGGTGAGCTCCAACCGGAGCCGGCTCCCCGGAAATAG
- a CDS encoding TMEM165/GDT1 family protein: MSLTAALVTFGVIFLAELPDKTLVASLVLGSRFRPLHVWIGVAAAFLVHVTLAVAVGSVFTLLPHRVVDAVALALFVIGAVLVYREGNDDEAEEEAEAEREVAQAVGPDGPGATAEAGPGPVGAASVARSDEPSSATDASAAGVAAAGVVTAGGKKARETPRGFWRVAATSFTVIFVAEMGDLTQISTANLAARFGSPVSVWLGAVLALWAVAGLAIAGGRSLLRVIPVKVITRVAAAAFVVLAVISLVDVIRG; encoded by the coding sequence GTGAGCCTTACCGCCGCGCTCGTAACGTTCGGCGTCATCTTTCTTGCTGAGCTGCCCGACAAGACCCTCGTCGCGAGCCTGGTGCTCGGCAGCCGGTTCCGGCCGCTGCACGTGTGGATCGGGGTCGCCGCCGCGTTCCTCGTGCACGTCACGCTGGCGGTCGCCGTCGGCAGCGTCTTCACGCTCCTGCCACACCGCGTCGTCGACGCCGTGGCCCTCGCGCTGTTCGTCATCGGGGCGGTCCTCGTCTACCGGGAGGGCAACGACGACGAGGCCGAGGAGGAGGCCGAGGCCGAGCGGGAGGTCGCGCAGGCTGTCGGCCCGGACGGGCCGGGCGCGACGGCTGAGGCCGGGCCGGGTCCGGTGGGCGCCGCCAGCGTGGCCCGGTCCGACGAGCCCTCGTCGGCGACAGACGCCTCGGCGGCCGGCGTGGCGGCGGCGGGTGTGGTGACCGCGGGCGGCAAGAAGGCCCGGGAGACGCCGCGTGGGTTCTGGCGGGTGGCGGCGACGTCGTTCACCGTCATCTTCGTGGCCGAGATGGGTGACCTGACCCAGATCTCGACGGCCAACCTCGCCGCCCGGTTCGGTTCGCCGGTGTCGGTCTGGCTCGGCGCGGTCCTCGCGCTCTGGGCCGTCGCCGGGCTCGCGATCGCCGGCGGCCGCAGCCTGCTGCGGGTCATCCCGGTGAAGGTCATCACCCGGGTCGCGGCGGCGGCGTTCGTCGTCCTCGCGGTCATCAGCCTGGTCGACGTCATCCGCGGCTGA
- the efeO gene encoding iron uptake system protein EfeO — MRRAPLAFSAIAVITAACAACGGSSSGSGTSAGKQTVNVTISSKGCTADPATIPAGATTFKITNKDADAITEAELLNGDTILGEKENLTPGLSGTFSLNVKPGKYQLYCPGAKGGPEKVDFVVTQAASGAAVTTLSPEVVTALNTAATQYADYVKAQVAELVTNTTPFVAAVKAGDLTQAAALYGAPRLNYERIEPVAEAFGDLDPAIDARIDDVDDPAKWTGFHRLEKAIFADKSLDGMGPIADQLQADVGKLNTLVATTTYQPAQVANGATELLDEVGQSKITGEEERYSKLDLLDMQGNIDGADKAFTLLQPGLSKINPTLASTVQGRFTDMYAAMAPYKEGTGYVSYDKVTEAQRKTLSQAVDALAEPLSQVAGTIVQ; from the coding sequence GTGCGCCGCGCACCACTCGCGTTCAGCGCCATCGCCGTCATCACCGCCGCGTGCGCCGCCTGCGGAGGCAGCTCGTCGGGATCCGGGACGAGCGCCGGCAAGCAGACCGTCAACGTGACGATCTCGTCCAAGGGCTGTACTGCCGACCCGGCCACCATTCCGGCGGGGGCGACGACGTTCAAGATCACAAACAAGGACGCCGACGCCATCACCGAGGCCGAGCTGCTCAACGGCGACACGATTCTCGGTGAGAAGGAGAACCTCACGCCGGGCCTTTCCGGCACGTTCTCGCTGAACGTCAAGCCGGGCAAGTACCAGCTTTACTGCCCGGGCGCGAAGGGCGGCCCGGAGAAGGTCGACTTCGTCGTCACCCAGGCGGCCTCCGGTGCCGCGGTGACCACGCTCTCGCCGGAGGTGGTCACCGCGCTCAACACGGCCGCCACCCAGTACGCCGACTACGTGAAGGCCCAGGTCGCGGAGCTGGTGACCAACACGACGCCGTTCGTCGCCGCGGTCAAGGCCGGCGACCTCACCCAGGCCGCCGCCCTCTACGGCGCGCCGCGCCTGAACTACGAGCGGATCGAGCCGGTCGCCGAGGCGTTCGGGGATCTCGACCCCGCCATTGACGCCCGGATCGACGACGTCGACGACCCGGCGAAGTGGACCGGTTTCCACCGCCTGGAGAAGGCCATCTTCGCCGACAAGTCGCTGGACGGGATGGGCCCGATCGCCGACCAGCTGCAGGCCGACGTCGGCAAGCTGAACACGCTCGTCGCCACGACGACCTACCAGCCGGCCCAGGTCGCCAACGGCGCGACCGAGCTGCTCGACGAGGTGGGCCAGTCGAAGATCACCGGTGAGGAAGAGCGCTACAGCAAGCTCGACCTGCTGGACATGCAGGGCAACATCGATGGCGCGGACAAGGCGTTCACCCTGCTCCAGCCGGGTCTGTCGAAGATCAACCCGACGCTGGCCTCGACGGTCCAGGGCCGCTTCACCGACATGTACGCCGCGATGGCGCCGTACAAGGAGGGGACGGGCTACGTCTCCTACGACAAGGTGACCGAGGCCCAGCGCAAGACCCTCTCGCAGGCCGTCGACGCGCTGGCGGAGCCGCTGTCGCAGGTGGCCGGGACGATCGTGCAGTAA
- the efeB gene encoding iron uptake transporter deferrochelatase/peroxidase subunit: MAEQRGLSRRRALLGAAGLAGAGAATLASCSDDGSKPPAGAPRDVVAFHGPQQAGVSTAAQDRLAFAAFDVSAGVTRDELRDLLRIWTDAASRMAAGEPVSDVESAPQSPPRDTGEALGLSAANLTITFGVGPSLFDDRFGLSARRPAALADIPAMPRDELEPDRGGGDLCIQACADDPQVAFHAVRNLRRLAQGTAVLRWFQLGFGRTSTTSSAQQTPRNLMGFKDGTNNIKREDTKSLATHVWVGPDTDQAWMRGGTYVVTRRIRMLLEAWDRDFLADQEDVFGRRKDTGAPLGAETEFDPVPLAAKGEDGAQVIPADAHIRLAAPATNGGITLLRRGYSYTDGVDQQTGQLDAGLFFIAFQRDPRTGFVPVQRRLAQSDALNEYIRHTSSALFAVPPGVSATGGDYWARGLFA, from the coding sequence ATGGCCGAGCAGCGTGGGCTCTCTCGACGCCGGGCGCTGCTCGGCGCGGCCGGGTTGGCGGGGGCAGGGGCGGCGACACTGGCCAGTTGCTCGGACGACGGTTCGAAGCCGCCGGCCGGCGCGCCGCGAGACGTCGTCGCGTTCCACGGCCCGCAGCAGGCCGGGGTGAGCACCGCGGCGCAGGACCGGCTGGCCTTCGCGGCCTTCGACGTCTCGGCCGGTGTGACCCGCGACGAGCTGCGTGACCTGCTGCGGATCTGGACCGACGCCGCCAGCCGGATGGCGGCCGGCGAGCCGGTCAGCGACGTCGAGTCGGCGCCGCAGTCGCCGCCCAGGGACACCGGCGAGGCGCTGGGCCTGTCCGCGGCCAACCTGACCATCACCTTCGGCGTCGGCCCGTCGCTGTTCGACGACCGTTTCGGCCTGAGCGCCCGGCGGCCGGCGGCGCTCGCCGACATCCCCGCGATGCCCCGCGACGAGCTCGAGCCCGACCGCGGCGGCGGCGACCTGTGCATCCAGGCCTGCGCCGACGACCCGCAGGTCGCCTTCCACGCCGTGCGCAACCTGCGCCGGCTGGCCCAGGGCACCGCCGTCCTGCGCTGGTTCCAGCTGGGATTCGGCCGGACGAGCACCACCAGCTCCGCCCAGCAGACCCCGCGCAACCTGATGGGCTTCAAGGACGGCACGAACAACATCAAGCGAGAGGACACCAAGTCCCTCGCCACCCATGTCTGGGTCGGCCCGGACACCGACCAGGCGTGGATGCGGGGCGGCACCTACGTGGTCACCCGCCGGATCCGGATGCTGCTGGAGGCGTGGGACCGCGACTTCCTCGCCGACCAGGAGGACGTCTTCGGCCGGCGGAAGGACACCGGCGCCCCCCTGGGAGCGGAGACGGAGTTCGACCCGGTGCCGCTCGCGGCCAAGGGCGAGGACGGCGCCCAGGTGATCCCGGCCGACGCCCACATCCGGCTCGCCGCTCCGGCCACCAATGGCGGCATCACGCTGCTGCGGCGGGGCTACTCGTACACCGACGGCGTCGACCAGCAGACCGGTCAGCTCGACGCGGGCCTGTTCTTCATCGCCTTCCAACGCGATCCGCGCACCGGGTTCGTCCCGGTCCAGCGCAGGCTGGCCCAGTCGGACGCGCTGAACGAGTACATCCGGCACACCAGCAGCGCGCTGTTCGCCGTCCCCCCGGGCGTCTCCGCCACCGGCGGCGACTACTGGGCCCGAGGCCTGTTCGCCTGA